From a single Nicotiana tomentosiformis chromosome 2, ASM39032v3, whole genome shotgun sequence genomic region:
- the LOC138906205 gene encoding uncharacterized protein, translating to MYVDNVIIKSKRNSSHIADLKKFFDRLRKYNLKVNPAKCDFGVLAGKLLGFIISHRGIELDPSKVKAIQDLPPPKNKKDVMSFLGRLNYISRFIAQSTVISQKLRHYFCAYTTYLISRMDPLKYIFQKPMPTGKLAKWQILLSEFNIVYITQKAVKRQALTDHLAENPVDGEYEPLKIYFSDEEVSFVGKDITKAYDGWRMLFDGATNFKGVGIRAVLVSETGQHYPELLVIGDSDLLVHQVLGECATKNTKILPYLHYVHQLIKRFTKIEFKHVLRIQNEFADALSTLSSMIQHPDKNFIDPIPIGIQKQLAYCAHVEEEIDGNPWFHDIKKYLEKREYPETATHTQKRMLRRFANHFFQSGGIQYRRTPDLGLLRQEDTKTRVFLDEYGDRLHQGIDVIGPIEPAASNGNRFILVAIDYFTKWVEAVSYKVIKHRNSTAYRPQINEVIEAANKNIKKILRKMVGNYKKWHEKLPFALLGYRTTVRTSTGATPYLLVYGTEIVIPVEVEVTSLIIIQEAEPSDA from the exons ATGTATGTTGATaacgttatcatcaaatctaaaaggaatTCGAGTCATATAGCAGACTTGAAAAAGTTTTTTGACCggcttcgaaaatacaatttgaaggtgaatcctgcaaaatgtgaCTTCGGAGTCCTTGCGGGAAAATTGTTAGGATTCATCATCAGTCACCGAGGGATTGAGttggacccatcaaaggtcaaagcTATCCAAGACCTACCACCtccgaagaataagaaagatgtgatgagctttttagggcgtctcaattacattagccgcttcatagcacaGTCAACTGTGATAT ctcagaagttgaggcattatttctgtgcatacactacatatctcatatcaaggatggatccgctaaagtacatcttccagaaacccatgcctacggggaagttagcaaaatggcaaataTTGTTGAGCGAATTCAACATCGTCTATataactcagaaggcagtcaaaagGCAAGCATTGacagatcatctggcagaaaatcccgtagatggagaatacgaaccattgaaaatatatttttccgATGAGGAGGTGTCATTTGTAGGAAAAGATATCACCAaggcatatgatggttggagaatgcTCTTCGACGGAgcaacaaacttcaaaggagtgggtattagggctgtcttagtatcagaaaccggccaacactatccg gagctgctggtaatcggagattcagatcTTTTGGTGCACCAGGTTCTAGGGGAATGTGCTACGaagaacactaaaatattgccatatttacACTACGTACAccagctgatcaagaggttcacaaagatagaattcaaacatgttctgaGGATTCaaaatgagtttgcagatgcgtTATCtactttgtcttccatgatacagcacccggacaagaatttcatcgatcctatcccaatagggATTCAGAAACAACttgcttattgtgctcatgttgaagaagagattgacggaaatccatggttccacgacatcaagaaATACCTGGAAAAGAGAGAATACCCAGAGACTGCTACCCATACTCAGAAGCGCATGCTTCGCAGATttgccaaccatttctttcaaagcgggGGAATTCAATATAGAAGGACTCCCGACCTGGGGTTACTACG ccaagaagatactaagaccagggtatttctggatgaatATGGAGACAGACTGCATCAA GGTATAGATGTCATCGGCCCAATCGAGCCTGCTGCTTCAAATGGGAATAGGTTCATTttggtggccatagactacttcacaaaatgggttgaagctgtgtCTTATAAAGTG atcaagcataggaATTCCACAGCATATAGGCCACAAATAAACGAAGTcatagaagccgccaacaagaacatcaagaagatattgaggaaaatggtgggtaattataaaaaatggcacgagaagctgccATTTGCTTTGCTTGGATATCGTACCacagttcgcacatcaactggggcaactccctacctattggtttatggtactgaaATTGTTATTCCTGTCGAAGTAGAAGTCACCTCTCTAataattatacaagaagctgagccCAGCGATGCATAA
- the LOC138906206 gene encoding uncharacterized protein, producing the protein MAEELKKLTGRVQNVEVGKGVEGLNYEDLCIQPVVELPKGYKPPKFEMFDGTRDTLSWYISQDPKKWVSWVSMASDFMDRFRFNTENAPDVFYIQNLKKKPIETFRECATRWRSEAAKVRPALEEEQMNKLFVRAQDLQYYEWLMVIEITNSPTSSS; encoded by the exons atggcggaggaactcaagaagctcactggTAGAGTTCAGAATGTTGAAGTCGGTAAAGGCGttgaaggtctaaactatgaGGACCTATGTATTCAGCCGGTTGTGGAACTACcgaagggttacaaacctcccaagttcgaaatgttcgacgggACTA GAGATACTTTGTCATGGTACATCAGTCAAGACCCGAAGAAGTGGGTTagttgggtaagcatggcatcagacttcatggacagattcagattcaacacagaaaatgcgccagatgttttctacattcaaaatctcaagaagaagccaatagAAACCTTTCGCGAGTgtgctactcgttggagatcagaagctgcgaaagtaaggccagcacttgaagaagaacaaatgaataagttatTTGTCAGAGCTCAAGACCTGCAGTATTATGAatggttgatggttattgaaatcacaaattctccgacatcatcaagttag
- the LOC104104339 gene encoding uncharacterized protein, with amino-acid sequence MARDFTYPRLSDYNFNISVVELVLAIGNIKEVRFPKPIRSDPGQRDPNLWCEYHGTHGHRIGDCRYLCKEVTTLLKNGYLSEFLSDRAKNNYGHSRDNEEPSKAIEDSSQLTINMIFGGNEINDVTFSAAKKTKVLVTHSKRLREVVEYDITFMEEEIDGILLPDSDAMIISLNVLDFKIKRVFY; translated from the coding sequence ATGGCCCGGGATTTCACATACCCCAGGTTATCGgattacaacttcaacatcagcGTAGTGGAGTTAGTATTGGCGATAGGGAATATCAAAGAAGTACGATTCCCGAAGCCAATCAGATCTGATCCcggccaaagggatcctaacttaTGGTGCGAATATCATGGGACTCACGGTCACAGAATTGGGGACTGTCGATATCTGTGTAAAGAGGTGACGACGTTGTTGAAGAATGGCTATCTCAGtgagttcctgagcgatcgagccaagaacaaTTATGGCCATAGCCGGGACAATGAAGAGCCTTCAAAGGCAATAGAAGACTCTTCCCAGTtaactatcaacatgattttcggaggGAATGAAATTAACGATGTAACCTTCTCGGCAGCCAAGAAGACGAAGGTATTAGTGACTCAcagcaagagactccgggaagtcgtCGAATATGATATCACTTTCATGGAGGAAGAGATCGATGGAATTCTTCTGCCAGATAGTGACGCTATGATAATTTCTCTCAATGtcttagatttcaaaattaagcgTGTTTTTTATTGA
- the LOC117278756 gene encoding uncharacterized protein, which yields MPELIPKRFKMPDIPKYDGTSDPHEHITTYTTTVKGNDLAQHEIKSVLLKKFGKTLTKGALTWYSVIPEHSIDTFKMLADSFIKPHVGSRKVQARKADVFRITKGEFELLWEFVIRFQKERMLLLIVLDEWAAEAFTKGLNLEKL from the coding sequence ATGCCAGAGTTGATTCCAAAGAGGTTCAAAATGCCGGACATTCCGAAATACGATGGGACTTCGGATCCACATGAGCACATCACAACTTATACCACGACTGTGAAAGGGAATGatttggctcaacatgagatTAAATCGGTCTTACTGAAGAAGTTTGGCAAAACTCTCACAAAGGGGGCCCTAACATGGTATTCAGTCATACCCGAGCATTCAATTGACACTTTTAaaatgcttgcagattcattcATTAAGCCCCATGTCGGGTCTAGAAAGGTCCAAGCCAGGAAGGCGGACGTATTTAGGATCACAAAAGGTGAGTTCGAATTATTGTGGGAATTCGTGATCAGATTCCAGAAAGAGAGGATGTTGCTATTAATTGTACTAGACGAGTGGGCAGCAGAGGCGTTCACAAAGGGTTTGAATCTCGAGAAGCTCTGA